The genomic DNA ATTGTCAAGCGCCTGCCCAACGGCTGGGCCAGCCTCTGGCCGTTTTAGCCGGATTTTTTTTGATTTTGCCGGATTCCGGGAAGACCAGACGGTTTGGCGTGTCGGCCAACGGCGAAATAGCGAGGCCGGCGACTTTTTCCATAGCTCTCTGAGGGAAGCCAGCGGCCGCCGAGGGCTGTTTGAGCACGCGGCCATCTAACGGAACCGAAATGGAGTGGGCGGTCTCCAAGACCGTCCGATCTAGAATGCGCAGTTCCGCCCTCGCGGGGACTGTCGAAGCGACGTCCCTACGAGGACTGCGAAGCGCTGGAGGCGCCGAAGAGAGCTGTGGGAAAAGGCGAGAAGAGGCCGAAGCCGCCGGGCCGACACCCCAAACCGCCCTTCCCGGAATGTGCCGGTTCCGCACGATTGCTTCTTTCTGATATAATCGAGCGGGCTGCGAAATCGTCCGGCTGGCCGTCCCCGACGCCGAGGCGGCCGAGGCCTTGGGCCGGATCAAGGCCGGGACGAGCCTGCCGCTCATCGCCGATATTCACTTCGACCACCGCCTGGCTCTGCTATGCCTGGCCAAAGGGGTGGACGGTCTGCGGATCAATCCTGGCAACATCGGCGGCCGCAAAAAGGTCGAGGAAGTCGTCCGGGCGGCCCGGGAACGGGCCGTTCCGATCCGGATCGGGGTCAATTCCGGCTCCCTCGAGAAGGACCTTCTGGCCCGCCATGGCGGCGCCACCGCCGCGGCCATGGTCGAGAGCGCCCTCCGGCATATCCGCATCCTGGAGGACCTCGACTTTCGACTGATCAAGGTTTCGCTCAAAGCATCGGACGTGCCGCGCACGCTGGAGGCTTATCGCCGGCTGGCCAAGGCCTGCCGGTACCCCTTTCACGCCGGGATCACCGAGGCCGGCGGGGCCCTGGACGGGGCCGTGAAATCTTCCGTCGGGCTCGGCCTGTTGCTGGCGGAAGGCCTGGCCGACACGATCCGGGTCAGCCTGACTGCTCCGCCGGAGCTCGAGGTTCGGGTCGCTTATCGGATCCTGGCCAGCCTGGGCTTGCGGCGGCGCGGGGTCACGATCGTTTCGTGTCCCACCTGCGGCCGTTCGGAGAGCCCGCTGGCCGGGATTGCGACCCGCATCGAGAAGGCCCTGGCCGGTTGCGATCGTCCCATTACGGTCGCGGTCATGGGCTGCATGGTCAATGGGCCGGGAGAAGCCCGGGAGGCCGATTTCGGCGTCGCCTGCGGCCGGGGGACGGGCGTCCTCTTCAAGGCGGGGAAGGTTCTGGCCAAGGTGTCGGAAGCGGAGATCGTCCCGGCCCTGCTCCGCGCCGTCTTGGGCGGCAAGCCTTAAATCCTTTTTTTTGTTTGAACCTCTCCCGAAAGGAATTCCCATGAAAGCCAAAAAAATAGCGCCCCTGAGGACGATGAAAGCGTTTGGGCCGGCCGGCAAAATGGTTCGTCTGCGAGCGATTCTCGAGGACCTGGGATCGGCTATGGTGGCGTTCTCCGGGGGAGTGGACAGCACGCTCCTGCTTAAGGTTGCGGCCGATGTCCTGGGAAATCGGGTCGCCGCCGTCACGGCGTCCTCACCCACCTATCCGGGGCGCGAGATCCGGGCTGCCCGGGCTTTAGCCCGCAAGCTGGGCGTTCGGCACGAAGTCATCGCCACTTCGGAGATGGATAATCCGGACTTTACGGCCAATCCGCCGCTGCGCTGCTATCATTGCAAGAAAGAGCTGATGGAGAAGGTGTCGGCGATGGCTTCGGAGCGAGGGATGGCTTTCGTCGTCGATGGTCAGAATGCCGACGACGTCTCCGATTTTCGGCCGGGAGCAAGGGCCGCGGCCGAGCTGGGCGTACGCTCGCCGCTCCGCGAAGCGGGACTGACCAAGGCGGATATCCGGAGCCTGTCCAAGAAGCTCGGCCTTCCGACTTGGGACCGGCCGTCGCTGGCCTGCCTGGCTTCGCGCTTTCCCTACGACACTCCGATCACTCCGGAAGCTCTGGGCCGGGTCGAAAAGGCGGAGGACGTGCTGCGCCGGTTGGGATTCGGCCAGCTTCGGGTTAGACACCACGACTCGATCGCTCGGATCGAGGTCCCGGCGGCCGATTTCGCGCGTTTGATCTCTCCCGGTATACGTGGGCGCATCGAAAAAGACCTCAAGAAGCTGGGATATTTGTACGTGACGATGGACTTGGGGGGATACCGGACGGGGAGCATGAACGAAGCTCTGGACGGCAAAACGAAGAAGGCCCTGGGAGGGGCGGCGACCAGCCTGAAGCGGGCCCTTTAAAAAGGTTCATCTCCCGTCTCCGGGAAACGCGGCCAGGGGTATCGTCCCGGCGG from Candidatus Aminicenantes bacterium includes the following:
- the larE gene encoding ATP-dependent sacrificial sulfur transferase LarE; translated protein: MKAKKIAPLRTMKAFGPAGKMVRLRAILEDLGSAMVAFSGGVDSTLLLKVAADVLGNRVAAVTASSPTYPGREIRAARALARKLGVRHEVIATSEMDNPDFTANPPLRCYHCKKELMEKVSAMASERGMAFVVDGQNADDVSDFRPGARAAAELGVRSPLREAGLTKADIRSLSKKLGLPTWDRPSLACLASRFPYDTPITPEALGRVEKAEDVLRRLGFGQLRVRHHDSIARIEVPAADFARLISPGIRGRIEKDLKKLGYLYVTMDLGGYRTGSMNEALDGKTKKALGGAATSLKRAL